In Deltaproteobacteria bacterium CG11_big_fil_rev_8_21_14_0_20_49_13, the following are encoded in one genomic region:
- a CDS encoding nciI produces the protein MNKVYTKDQLIRRLRDIKKMGWVENTRHGNCGGVGNTMEDLLGIEENNLPLPNASEWELKCQRINTQSLVTLFHVEPSSTALKFVPVILLPRYGWPHKEAGRKYPKNEQSFRQTISCLKRSDRGFTVVVDRTNKKVLISFAYKSVDPRHSKWLSKVKSRVGLGELSPQPYWGFDDLFHKAGTKLHNCFFIEAAVQKYEGRELFEYQKIMMLSGFSKEKFIRTIESGDILIDFDARTGHNHGTKFRFRNNKLPSLYEKATEI, from the coding sequence ATGAATAAGGTTTATACAAAAGATCAGCTCATACGGCGTTTACGGGACATTAAAAAAATGGGCTGGGTAGAGAATACAAGGCACGGGAATTGTGGTGGTGTTGGAAATACCATGGAGGACTTGCTTGGCATTGAGGAGAACAATTTACCGCTTCCCAATGCTTCCGAATGGGAGCTTAAATGCCAAAGAATAAATACACAATCTTTAGTAACACTGTTTCATGTGGAGCCGTCTTCCACAGCTTTGAAATTTGTCCCAGTTATACTGCTTCCGAGATATGGATGGCCACACAAGGAGGCGGGCAGAAAGTATCCTAAAAATGAACAGAGTTTTAGGCAAACGATATCTTGTCTTAAACGTAGCGATCGTGGTTTTACTGTTGTTGTCGATAGAACAAATAAGAAAGTTTTAATATCTTTTGCTTACAAAAGCGTTGATCCTAGACACTCCAAGTGGCTTAGCAAGGTTAAATCCAGAGTTGGTTTGGGCGAGTTGAGTCCTCAACCATATTGGGGTTTTGATGACCTTTTTCATAAAGCTGGAACTAAATTGCATAACTGTTTTTTTATAGAGGCTGCGGTTCAAAAGTATGAAGGACGAGAGCTTTTTGAATATCAAAAGATAATGATGTTATCCGGATTTTCAAAAGAAAAATTCATTAGAACAATTGAGTCGGGAGACATTTTGATCGATTTTGACGCTCGTACTGGACACAACCACGGAACAAAATTTAGATTTCGCAACAATAAACTTCCATCCCTGTACGAAAAAGCCACAGAAATTTAA
- the murA gene encoding UDP-N-acetylglucosamine 1-carboxyvinyltransferase, which translates to MDELVIIGGRPLKGEVKIGGAKNAALPVMAAATLSSGKCILHNIPHVADIRTMARLLDHIGIATEQCNSGTYALTHLRTYNPEALYDIVKTMRASSLVLGPMLARFGKARVSLPGGCAIGARPLNLHLKALEAMGAEITLDEGYINASAKRLNGAKIHFDNVTVTGTENIMMAATLAEGTTVIENAAREPEVTDVADFLIKMGAKIDGAGTDKIVIEGVKELGSAEHTIIADRIEAGTFACAAAITGGEIAIEGCPQEFIEALLLKLQETGCTLRTEGASCFTVRAPQKLTTTDVTTSPYPGFATDLQAQMMACMAVAEGTSIINETIFENRFMHVQELLRLGADIKIEGHTATIKGVEKLAGAPVMATDLRASASLVLAALAAEGKTTIQRIYHLDRGYEGIEKKLISLGASIERIG; encoded by the coding sequence ATGGACGAGCTTGTTATAATCGGCGGTAGGCCCTTGAAGGGCGAAGTGAAGATAGGAGGCGCCAAGAACGCGGCGCTTCCGGTAATGGCCGCGGCCACTCTTTCTTCAGGCAAATGCATACTGCACAATATCCCTCATGTTGCCGATATACGTACCATGGCAAGGCTCCTAGATCACATTGGCATAGCGACCGAACAATGCAACTCCGGCACTTACGCGCTTACGCACTTACGCACTTATAACCCCGAGGCCCTCTACGATATCGTCAAGACCATGCGCGCGTCATCCCTTGTATTGGGACCAATGCTTGCAAGGTTCGGAAAGGCGCGCGTATCACTCCCCGGGGGATGCGCGATAGGCGCCAGGCCCTTAAACCTTCATCTAAAGGCGCTCGAAGCAATGGGGGCCGAAATAACGCTCGATGAAGGATATATAAACGCCTCGGCAAAGAGGCTTAATGGCGCAAAGATACATTTTGACAATGTGACCGTTACGGGAACGGAGAACATAATGATGGCGGCAACGCTTGCCGAAGGGACCACCGTTATTGAGAACGCCGCACGCGAACCCGAAGTCACGGATGTAGCCGACTTCCTCATTAAGATGGGTGCAAAGATAGACGGTGCGGGTACCGACAAGATAGTCATTGAGGGAGTGAAAGAACTGGGATCTGCCGAACACACGATAATCGCCGACAGGATAGAGGCCGGAACGTTCGCATGTGCCGCGGCGATAACCGGAGGAGAGATAGCGATCGAAGGGTGTCCGCAAGAGTTCATTGAGGCCCTCCTTCTCAAATTGCAGGAGACGGGTTGCACGTTAAGAACAGAGGGCGCCTCTTGCTTCACCGTTCGCGCACCACAGAAATTAACCACGACCGACGTAACGACATCACCCTACCCCGGATTTGCAACGGATCTACAGGCGCAGATGATGGCCTGCATGGCGGTTGCCGAGGGGACCTCCATAATCAACGAAACGATATTCGAGAACAGGTTCATGCACGTGCAGGAGCTTTTAAGGCTCGGCGCAGATATCAAGATAGAAGGTCACACCGCGACAATCAAGGGCGTTGAAAAGCTTGCCGGCGCACCCGTTATGGCGACAGATCTTCGCGCATCCGCCTCTTTAGTGCTTGCGGCCCTTGCCGCAGAAGGCAAAACGACCATCCAGCGCATATATCATCTGGACCGCGGCTATGAAGGCATCGAAAAGAAGCTCATCTCCCTGGGTGCCTCCATAGAGCGTATCGGTTAA
- a CDS encoding peptide chain release factor 1: MFKKLESVEKKYDELTEILSQQEVVANRPLYQKTAREHSSLAELVTVYRYYKKIVKEFEENKHILDNEKDAELKKMAKEEMTRLEDEVTKTEQQLKVLLLPKDPNDDKSVILEIRAGTGGEEAALFASDLYRMYSRYAETKRWKVEIMDSNPTGIGGFKEIIATISGNKVYSDLKYESGVHRVQRVPKTEASGRIHTSAVTVAVMPEADDVDVIINEKDIEVDVFRASGPGGQGVNTTDSAVRITHKPSGMVVVCREERSQLKNKATALKLLRSRLLEQKIEEQDAQERATRKSYIGTGDRSEKIRTYNFPQNRITDHRIGLTIHQLDQVLEGKLEEFVTSLRTHYQAETMKGS; this comes from the coding sequence ATGTTCAAAAAACTAGAATCAGTCGAGAAGAAATATGACGAGTTGACCGAGATCCTTTCACAACAGGAGGTCGTGGCGAACCGGCCCCTTTATCAAAAGACCGCCAGAGAGCACTCATCACTTGCGGAACTTGTGACCGTCTATCGCTACTACAAAAAGATCGTAAAAGAGTTCGAAGAGAACAAACATATACTTGATAACGAAAAGGACGCGGAACTTAAGAAGATGGCTAAGGAAGAAATGACCCGTCTTGAAGATGAAGTAACAAAGACCGAACAGCAGTTAAAGGTACTCCTGCTTCCCAAAGACCCGAACGACGACAAGAGCGTGATTCTTGAAATCAGGGCCGGCACCGGCGGAGAAGAAGCGGCGCTTTTTGCATCCGATCTTTATAGGATGTATTCCCGTTACGCCGAGACCAAGCGCTGGAAGGTGGAGATAATGGATTCTAACCCGACCGGCATCGGCGGCTTCAAGGAAATAATAGCGACCATAAGCGGCAACAAGGTCTACAGCGACCTTAAGTACGAAAGCGGCGTGCATAGGGTCCAGCGCGTTCCAAAGACCGAGGCGAGCGGGCGAATTCACACATCCGCCGTGACCGTTGCGGTAATGCCGGAGGCGGATGATGTGGACGTAATTATAAACGAGAAGGATATAGAGGTCGACGTCTTCCGTGCAAGCGGCCCCGGGGGACAGGGCGTCAACACGACCGATTCGGCCGTCAGGATAACCCACAAACCTTCCGGAATGGTGGTCGTGTGCCGAGAGGAGCGTTCGCAGTTAAAGAACAAGGCAACGGCGCTCAAGCTCCTGCGCTCGCGTCTTTTAGAGCAAAAGATAGAGGAACAGGATGCGCAAGAAAGGGCGACGCGCAAGTCTTACATTGGCACCGGCGACAGAAGCGAAAAGATAAGAACCTACAATTTCCCTCAGAACCGCATTACTGACCACAGGATAGGTCTCACTATACACCAGCTTGACCAGGTCCTTGAGGGTAAACTGGAAGAATTCGTGACATCGCTACGCACACATTATCAGGCAGAAACGATGAAAGGCAGTTGA
- a CDS encoding histidine triad nucleotide-binding protein gives MNKDDCIFCKIINGQIPSTFIYEDDKLIAFKDINPAAPTHILFVPKKHYATLNDIAEGDTIMSDLVAAVQKTAKKLGLHDRGYRVVTNVNREGGQVVFHLHVHMLGGRSLDDKMG, from the coding sequence ATGAATAAAGATGATTGCATATTCTGCAAGATAATTAATGGCCAGATCCCTTCTACATTCATTTATGAGGACGATAAGTTGATCGCATTCAAGGACATAAACCCGGCCGCACCTACACATATACTTTTCGTTCCAAAGAAACATTACGCAACGCTCAACGATATTGCCGAAGGCGATACCATAATGAGCGATCTCGTCGCGGCCGTTCAAAAGACCGCAAAAAAGCTGGGGCTTCATGACAGAGGGTACAGGGTCGTAACCAACGTAAACCGCGAAGGCGGGCAGGTGGTGTTTCACCTTCATGTCCATATGCTCGGCGGCAGGTCGCTTGACGACAAGATGGGCTAA
- a CDS encoding succinate-semialdehyde dehydrogenase: MSICSAAGRLTTRWAKMNEIISTNPATLKELGKVTGTPEQKVKEHVSNAKASHPSWARLSFEKRAKYLLKARKYLLDNIDDIALTITRENGKPIAESISAEILPAADLFYWAAINAEKILSSKRICIGIFNLMLRRSIISHQPLGVVGVISPWNYPFSIPAGIAAMALMAGNCVILKPSSVTPLVGNKINEMFAAAGFPESVFTHIPGGSETGEALLNSRIDKIIFTGSVEIGKHIAAVCSRNMVPCSLELGGKDAAIIRADADIEHASSAVVWGTYTNAGQCCASIERAYIHESIAEKFIAEVVKKTGKLRMGNGEDTNTDIGPMTTLSQLQIAEAHVEDARRRGANILCGGNKRGPGYFFEPTVITGVDHTFACVNEESFGPLLPIMTFKDDRQAIQLANYSEYGLNAYIFTKGIKAGRQMAEQLRAGTVIINDAVYTHAIPQTPWGGVKHSGFGRTHSAWGFYELTNLHHIHINPITFVKDFWWYPYDIKLVNTLKSLSKTLTGGIFDKIRSLPQLLKTLSFNKS; this comes from the coding sequence ATGTCCATATGCTCGGCGGCAGGTCGCTTGACGACAAGATGGGCTAAAATGAACGAAATAATCTCAACGAATCCGGCAACATTAAAAGAGTTAGGAAAGGTCACGGGGACTCCGGAGCAAAAGGTAAAAGAACACGTTTCCAACGCCAAGGCCTCACACCCTTCATGGGCGCGCCTCTCATTCGAAAAACGCGCGAAATATCTGCTCAAGGCACGCAAATATCTGCTGGACAATATCGACGATATCGCCCTCACAATAACACGCGAGAACGGTAAACCTATCGCCGAATCCATTTCGGCCGAGATACTTCCCGCCGCCGACCTATTTTACTGGGCGGCCATAAATGCAGAAAAGATACTTTCATCGAAGAGGATATGTATTGGCATATTTAACCTGATGCTACGGCGTTCTATCATTTCGCACCAACCTTTGGGCGTTGTGGGCGTCATATCGCCATGGAACTATCCTTTCTCCATACCTGCAGGCATAGCCGCCATGGCCCTCATGGCCGGCAACTGCGTTATTTTAAAACCGTCATCGGTAACTCCTCTTGTCGGAAATAAGATAAATGAGATGTTCGCCGCCGCAGGTTTTCCTGAATCGGTTTTCACCCATATCCCAGGCGGTTCGGAAACAGGCGAAGCGCTTCTTAATTCAAGGATAGACAAGATAATCTTTACAGGTTCCGTAGAGATCGGAAAACACATTGCAGCGGTCTGTTCAAGGAACATGGTCCCGTGCTCGCTCGAACTCGGCGGCAAAGACGCGGCCATCATCAGGGCCGACGCCGACATAGAGCATGCTTCAAGCGCCGTCGTCTGGGGAACCTATACCAATGCCGGTCAGTGCTGCGCATCAATAGAACGCGCCTATATCCATGAATCCATCGCCGAAAAGTTCATAGCTGAGGTCGTTAAAAAAACCGGGAAGCTCCGCATGGGCAACGGAGAAGACACAAATACCGATATTGGCCCCATGACAACGCTCTCACAGCTTCAAATTGCCGAGGCCCACGTTGAAGATGCTCGCCGCAGGGGCGCAAACATCCTATGTGGCGGAAATAAAAGAGGGCCGGGCTATTTCTTTGAACCTACGGTGATAACAGGGGTCGACCACACGTTCGCATGTGTGAATGAGGAGAGTTTCGGACCGTTACTCCCCATCATGACGTTCAAAGATGACCGGCAGGCCATACAGCTTGCCAACTACAGCGAATACGGACTTAACGCCTACATATTCACAAAAGGAATAAAGGCAGGGAGACAGATGGCGGAACAGCTTCGTGCAGGGACCGTTATCATAAACGATGCCGTCTATACCCATGCGATACCGCAAACTCCGTGGGGAGGGGTTAAACATTCGGGTTTCGGCAGGACCCACAGCGCATGGGGATTTTACGAGCTTACGAACCTCCACCATATCCATATAAATCCCATAACGTTCGTCAAAGATTTCTGGTGGTATCCCTACGACATAAAACTTGTCAATACACTTAAAAGCCTTTCAAAAACTCTTACCGGCGGCATTTTCGATAAAATAAGATCGCTACCTCAACTGTTAAAAACCCTTTCCTTCAACAAAAGCTAG
- a CDS encoding site-specific DNA-methyltransferase, whose product MQKRRSIPQKVKTKSPSSGSLLTRDDYTDKIICGDCIEVMGKMPDKSIDLVVTSPPYNLKNSTGNGMKDGRGGKWQNAALINGYSHHDDCMPHEEYVAWQRSCLSEMMRLVKDDGAIFYNHKWRVQAGLLQDRHDIIQGFPVRQIIIWRRKGGINFNPGYFLPTYEVIYLIAKSKFRLAPKSNSFGDVWEFTQGINTIHPAPFPVTLIERVISSTKAKIILDPFMGSGTTAIAAINFNRHYAGIDVSPGYCKLAQERIVSHMKNSTQNIMNYRARTRGPELKQMNLIA is encoded by the coding sequence ATGCAAAAACGGCGGTCCATTCCACAAAAGGTAAAAACCAAATCTCCATCTTCGGGCAGTTTGTTAACACGTGATGATTACACTGATAAAATAATATGCGGTGACTGTATTGAAGTGATGGGCAAAATGCCGGATAAAAGCATTGATTTAGTAGTCACTTCGCCGCCATATAATCTTAAAAATTCTACCGGAAATGGCATGAAGGATGGGCGAGGGGGAAAATGGCAGAACGCTGCACTTATAAACGGTTATTCACATCATGATGACTGCATGCCGCACGAAGAATATGTAGCATGGCAGAGAAGTTGTCTTTCGGAAATGATGAGGCTTGTTAAAGATGATGGTGCGATTTTTTATAATCATAAGTGGCGGGTTCAGGCTGGATTGCTCCAGGACAGGCATGATATAATTCAAGGTTTTCCCGTGCGTCAAATAATTATATGGAGAAGAAAAGGGGGGATTAATTTTAATCCCGGATATTTTTTACCAACCTACGAAGTAATTTATCTTATAGCTAAATCCAAATTTAGATTAGCACCAAAATCGAATTCTTTTGGAGATGTATGGGAATTTACTCAAGGGATAAACACAATTCACCCCGCACCTTTCCCTGTAACACTTATTGAGCGAGTTATTTCTTCAACTAAGGCAAAAATAATTCTTGATCCATTCATGGGATCTGGAACCACTGCCATAGCAGCAATTAACTTCAATCGTCACTATGCTGGCATTGATGTATCACCCGGATACTGTAAGTTGGCGCAAGAAAGAATCGTAAGTCATATGAAGAATAGCACTCAAAATATCATGAACTACAGGGCTAGGACGAGAGGTCCCGAATTGAAGCAGATGAATTTAATCGCGTAA
- a CDS encoding DNA-directed RNA polymerase subunit omega, producing MARITVEDCLARVENRFALVYATSKRTKALMNGAAPLYKCNNKDIVTALREIAAGRVRVVKEEKAPRVKKH from the coding sequence ATGGCAAGAATTACAGTTGAAGATTGTCTGGCAAGGGTCGAGAACAGGTTCGCGCTTGTATATGCGACCTCAAAAAGGACAAAGGCGCTTATGAACGGGGCCGCCCCGCTCTATAAGTGCAACAACAAGGATATCGTTACCGCGCTCCGAGAGATAGCGGCCGGAAGGGTCAGGGTCGTGAAGGAAGAAAAGGCCCCGAGAGTGAAGAAGCACTAA
- the prmC gene encoding protein-(glutamine-N5) methyltransferase, release factor-specific: MWTILKLIEWTTDYFKKHEIPNPRLDAELLLSHTLDKKRIDLYLSFDKTVSEKDLATFKEYIRRRVKREPLQYITGVQDFYGVPIKVTPDVLIPRPETELMVEQTLKLVTGHESRITICDLCTGSGCIIAALASELPNAQLTGTDISEKALEVAKFNTKNWKERITLMNGDLFAPLLCKHAQSSLEGEVERSLPHPNPPLTKGRKWFDLIVSNPPYVPEDEFSGLQPEVRDFEPRSALTATDNGLEIIKRIINDASTHLVKGGTLIMEIGDKQAEEVRSLIANNGSYDKVEMLKDYGGIERVIWTSLL, encoded by the coding sequence ATGTGGACCATCCTTAAACTAATAGAATGGACGACCGACTATTTCAAAAAACACGAGATACCCAACCCTCGTCTTGACGCAGAACTTTTACTCTCCCACACGCTCGATAAAAAGCGAATAGATCTTTATCTTTCGTTCGACAAGACGGTCTCCGAAAAGGACCTTGCCACGTTCAAGGAATATATCCGGCGTCGCGTTAAACGTGAACCTCTGCAATATATAACCGGCGTTCAGGATTTCTACGGGGTCCCTATAAAAGTAACGCCCGACGTCCTTATTCCACGTCCCGAAACCGAACTAATGGTCGAACAAACACTAAAATTGGTCACGGGTCACGAGTCACGAATCACAATCTGCGATCTTTGCACCGGAAGCGGATGTATAATCGCGGCGCTCGCCTCTGAACTGCCAAATGCGCAACTTACCGGTACCGACATATCAGAAAAGGCGCTTGAGGTCGCGAAGTTCAACACGAAAAATTGGAAGGAACGCATCACTCTTATGAATGGTGATCTGTTTGCTCCCCTCCTTTGTAAGCATGCCCAGAGCTCTCTCGAGGGGGAGGTAGAGAGGTCCCTACCCCACCCTAACCCTCCCCTTACAAAGGGGAGGAAATGGTTCGACCTCATCGTTTCCAACCCTCCCTACGTCCCCGAAGACGAATTTAGCGGTCTCCAGCCGGAGGTGAGGGATTTTGAACCTAGATCAGCGCTTACCGCGACCGATAACGGTCTTGAAATAATAAAAAGGATAATAAATGATGCGTCGACACACCTTGTAAAAGGCGGCACGCTTATCATGGAGATAGGCGATAAACAGGCCGAAGAAGTAAGGTCTCTCATTGCAAATAATGGATCGTATGATAAGGTGGAGATGCTTAAAGATTACGGAGGAATTGAAAGGGTAATATGGACGAGCTTGTTATAA
- a CDS encoding 50S ribosomal protein L31, with protein sequence MKEKIHPKYSDIQITCACGNIIKTSSTMGKDLSVEICSSCHPFFTGKQKIIDSAGKVDKYNKRFAAGVASKAKKAEKAEKTEKH encoded by the coding sequence ATGAAAGAAAAGATTCACCCGAAATACTCCGACATCCAGATAACCTGTGCATGCGGAAACATTATCAAGACCAGCTCAACCATGGGTAAGGATCTCTCGGTAGAAATATGCTCTTCTTGCCACCCGTTCTTCACCGGCAAACAGAAGATCATCGATTCCGCCGGAAAGGTCGATAAGTACAACAAACGTTTCGCGGCAGGGGTTGCGTCAAAGGCAAAGAAGGCTGAAAAAGCTGAAAAGACCGAAAAACATTAG